From a region of the Sminthopsis crassicaudata isolate SCR6 chromosome 6, ASM4859323v1, whole genome shotgun sequence genome:
- the LOC141547224 gene encoding mas-related G-protein coupled receptor member X2-like, whose product MAQFSTESPQDQGSDHGIEAIGTVNVTKESTQSSAIPYFVLVISLAGLVSNGLVVWILSFCIKKNPFSVYILNLAWADFLHLVCWTLITINFFFPSPLVSIREVITPVTVIFYSVGLSLLVAISTERCLSVLFPIWYQCLRPRSTSALVCALVWLLFVLLLAVLGLTCVYLVHSFCYGVLVTSSMWILLLIALMSVSSLALLLSVQCNSQRRQPPRLYVLILLTVLLFFLCGLPFGILLLMQNLKLDFPSMMYLFDLSPLLSTLNSSINPLIYFFVGSSRQKRLRESLILVLQRVLGEEAELEHGPKTASIGPMEITP is encoded by the coding sequence ATGGCCCAGTTCTCTACAGAATCTCCCCAGGACCAAGGTTCTGACCATGGGATCGAGGCAATAGGGACCGTGAATGTAACTAAAGAAAGTACACAATCTTCAGCCATACCCTACTTTGTCCTGGTCATCAGCCTGGCTGGGCTGGTGAGCAATGGCCTTGTCGTCTGGATTCTCAGCTTTTGCATTAAGAAGAACCCCTTCTCTGTCTACATCCTTAACCTGGCCTGGGCTGACTTCCTCCACCTTGTCTGCTGGACTCTAATCAccataaattttttcttcccaagCCCATTAGTTTCCATCCGTGAAGTCATCACCCCTGTCACGGTCATTTTCTACAGTGTGGGGCTGAGTCTGCTGGTGGCCATCAGCACGGAGCGCTGCCTGTCTGTTCTCTTCCCCATCTGGTACCAATGTCTCCGGCCGAGGAGCACGTCCGCGCTGGTCTGTGCCCTCGTCTGGCTCCTCTTTGTCCTGCTCCTGGCCGTCCTGGGGCTCACGTGTGTGTATTTAGTCCACAGTTTCTGCTATGGGGTTCTTGTAACTAGTTCAATGTGGATTCTTCTGCTCATTGCCCTGATGAGTGTGTCCAGCCTGGCTCTGCTGCTCAGCGTCCAGTGTAATTCCCAGCGACGCCAGCCTCCCAGGCTCTATGTCCTCATCCTGCTCACCGTCCTCCTGTTCTTCCTCTGCGGTCTGCCCTTCGGGATTTTGTTGTTGATGCAAAACTTGAAACTCGACTTCCCTTCCATGATGTATCTTTTTGACCTCTCGCCTCTCCTGTCTACTCTGAATAGCAGTATCAACCCCCTCATTTATTTCTTCGTAGGGAGTTCCAGACAGAAGAGGCTGAGGGAGT